GATTCGCGGCGTGCCGGCAGCTCGCGGTGTGCTGCACTGCTTCGACGCCGGGCCCGCGCTGCTCGACGTGGCGCTCGAGGCCGGGTGGTACATCTCCTTCGCCGGCCTGGTCACCTTCCGCCGCTACGAGCGTGGCGACCTCGTGGCCATCGTCCCGGATGACCGGCTGCTGGTCGAGACCGACAGCCCGTACCTCGCACCGGTGCCGCACCGCGGCAAGCGGAACGAGCCGGCGTTCGTGGCCAGGGTCGTGGAGCGCGTCGCGGCATTCCGCGGCCAGGACGCGGCGGCCGTAGGTCAGCTGACGGAGCGGAACGCCCGGACGTTCTACGCCCTCGCGGGATGATGGGCAGCCCTGCAGCCGCCGCGCGAACGCGCTATCTTTCAACCTGCACGCGCGGCTTCGCCGCGGCGGTGTGCAGCACGTTCATTCTGTCGGACTCCTGAAGCTGAATGGCACGCCGGATCCTCGTCCTGCCGGATACGCTCGCCAACCAGATTGCCGCTGGCGAAGTCGTCGAGCGTCCCGCCTCGGTAGTGAAGGAACTGGTCGAGAACGCGCTGGATGCTGCGGCCACGCGCGTCGACGTGGTGGTCCGCAATGGCGGCAAGACCGAGATCCGGGTTGCGGACGACGGCTGCGGCATGAGTCGCGACGACGCGCTGCTCGCGCTCGATCGCCACGCAACCAGCAAGCTGCGAGCGCCGGAAGACCTCCGCGACGTCCGGACATTCGGGTTCCGCGGCGAGGCGCTGCCGTCGATCGCATCGGTGTCGCGCATGATGCTGGAAACTGCGGAGCCGGGCGGCGTCGGCACGCGGGTGCGGGTTTCCGCCGGTCGCATCCACGCGGTCGAGGATTGCGCGCGCCAGTCGGGCACGACCGTCACGGTGCGTAACCTGTTCTCCAACGTGCCCGCCCGTCAGAAGTTCATGCGCACCGCCGCTGCGGAAACGCGCGCGATCGCGGACGCCGTTGTCGTGCTCGCGCTCGCGAACCTGTCCACCGCGTTCCGGCTCGAGTCCAACGATCGTGTGCTGCTGGAGCTTCCCGCGGCGCCCGATCTGGTCTCCCGCGTGGCCGCGCTGTGGGGCGACCAGGCCGCGGGCCGCATGGTCGCAGCCGACCACGCGGTGGATGGTTACCAGGTTGCCGGTCTGGTCGAGCGGCCGGACGCTTCACTGAGCGGCCCGCGCCGCGTGCACCTGTTCGTCAACGGTCGACCGTTCCGCGACCGCGACATCGTGCGCGCCGCGGAGCGTGCGTATCGCACGACGGTCCCCTACGGTGCACGCCCTTCGCTCGTGCTCTACCTGCGCAGCGAGCCGGGACACGTCGACGTGAACGTGCATCCGGCCAAGCTGGAGGTGCGGTTCCAGGATCGGGCCGTCGTCGAGCAGCTCGTGGAGGACGCAATCCATGCGGCGCTCAACACCGCCGAAAGCTCGGCGACACTCGATCGAAGGCCTCCCGCGCCGCAGCTCCGGCGTGCTGCGCCCGCCGGACCGGCACCCGCCGCTGCTGGCGGCGGTGCGGAGGGACAGCTCGCCTTCTTCGTTGCAGCGGCCGAGCCCGGCGTGTGGACCGGCACCGATGGTGCACCGGACGCGGCAGACCCATCCGGCCCACAGACCGCGGAACCCGCACCGGACTTCAGCGGGACGTCCGTCGTGCCGGCGAGCCGCGGGAATCTCTGGCAGATTCACGAGACGTACATCCTGGCCGAGACACGCAGCGGGCTGCTCATCATCGACCAGCACTCCGCGCACGAGCGCGTGCTCTTCCAGGAGCTCATGGAGGGGTTCTCGTCCGGTGGCGGGGCGAGTCAGCGGCTGCTGTTCCCGCTGACGTTGCGACTCACGCCGGCGGAGTACAGTGTCGTGGAAGCGTCACAATCCCTGTTCGAGCGTGCAGGTTTCGAGATCGAGCCGTTCGGCGGACGGACGATGATCGTGCATGCGGCGCCGCACCCGCATCCCTGGTTCGACGCGGAGCGCTGCCTGCGCGAAATGATCGCGGAGCTCGCCGCCGGCAGTGAGCTGACGCGTGCGGCACGGAACCAGCACGAGCGGATCGCCATGACCTTCGCGTGCAAGGCCGCGATCAAGGCCGGGCAACCGCTCACCACGCGCGAGATGGAGCAGCTCTTCGATCGGCTGTTCGCGACCGATCTGCCCTACCACGACGTGCACGGGCGCCCCACGATCGTGCGTCTCTCGCTGCAGGAGCTGGAGCGGCGATTCGGCCGCCATGGCTGAGCACGACGCGCTCGCCATCCTCGGTCCGACC
Above is a window of Longimicrobiales bacterium DNA encoding:
- the mutL gene encoding DNA mismatch repair endonuclease MutL: MARRILVLPDTLANQIAAGEVVERPASVVKELVENALDAAATRVDVVVRNGGKTEIRVADDGCGMSRDDALLALDRHATSKLRAPEDLRDVRTFGFRGEALPSIASVSRMMLETAEPGGVGTRVRVSAGRIHAVEDCARQSGTTVTVRNLFSNVPARQKFMRTAAAETRAIADAVVVLALANLSTAFRLESNDRVLLELPAAPDLVSRVAALWGDQAAGRMVAADHAVDGYQVAGLVERPDASLSGPRRVHLFVNGRPFRDRDIVRAAERAYRTTVPYGARPSLVLYLRSEPGHVDVNVHPAKLEVRFQDRAVVEQLVEDAIHAALNTAESSATLDRRPPAPQLRRAAPAGPAPAAAGGGAEGQLAFFVAAAEPGVWTGTDGAPDAADPSGPQTAEPAPDFSGTSVVPASRGNLWQIHETYILAETRSGLLIIDQHSAHERVLFQELMEGFSSGGGASQRLLFPLTLRLTPAEYSVVEASQSLFERAGFEIEPFGGRTMIVHAAPHPHPWFDAERCLREMIAELAAGSELTRAARNQHERIAMTFACKAAIKAGQPLTTREMEQLFDRLFATDLPYHDVHGRPTIVRLSLQELERRFGRHG